The following proteins are co-located in the Sandaracinaceae bacterium genome:
- a CDS encoding transglycosylase domain-containing protein, which produces MSLRSRLARGALWAFGLTLGALTLGYLASFFVSVDERRLVQPPDALTVLDREGVPLRQARVDGVDRRWVALSDVSPRLLDAIIAAEDGRFRDHVGVDLLATVRALGQAVVPVGHRSGASTITQQTIKLTHGRPHGLWSKPLEVLRALALERMLSKDEILEQYVNRLPYGDQIVGVARASEAYFGVPARDLGVAEAALIAGIPRAPSATEPRRHLAAALVRRDEVLRRMHRRGFITEAELEEALASQPRILTEHVRAYRAARFVDRVMADHRDDHVPAGARSRGRVIHTSLDATLQEESEELLRAAVTRLEPRGVRNAAGVVIDAHTGELLAYVGAAREGAEHAGGQLDLLRARRQPGSTLKPFAYSMLFESGGHAATLLDDTARGMTGAGGTHFEAENYDGREHGPVRARAALSGSLNLAALDVVRRVGTPALVSRLRDLQFDEVPSAAEVGAAVVLGGLGVSPLELGRAYTALVNDGRVVTLERYPVEASRAHEPQGDAVQERAAGDDTDASDDASPRADDAPDAPPQAPHGPADEQHDDEAVVDEPTPVARVFAPAAVAVTVDILADGDARRLAFGRDLEAEAGGLPFGLKTGTSSGYHDAWAVAFDAHAVVVVWLGDPAGGPLERVSGFEGAAPVAARILSVARQRRSAGAPLEPFAPSLLTETVPVCALSGELPHTGCPTTLAERFVPGHVPDTTCAVHGPSGDVHFDERYTGWALSEGWLVGDATRSAEPLRVVHPSDAAEWWVDPLRPIPTELRANVPNGEVRWEVDGRALPEGTASWLPVAGAHRIVALRGAERAEVTLTVHALERH; this is translated from the coding sequence GTGAGCCTGCGCTCCCGCCTCGCGCGTGGGGCGCTGTGGGCCTTCGGGCTCACGTTGGGCGCGCTGACGCTCGGCTACCTCGCGTCGTTCTTCGTGAGCGTCGATGAGCGTCGCCTGGTGCAGCCGCCCGACGCCCTCACCGTACTCGACCGTGAAGGTGTACCGCTGCGTCAGGCCCGCGTTGACGGCGTCGACCGGCGCTGGGTGGCCCTGAGCGACGTGTCCCCTCGGCTGCTCGATGCGATCATCGCCGCCGAGGACGGACGCTTCCGTGATCACGTCGGGGTCGATCTGCTGGCCACGGTCCGCGCGCTCGGGCAAGCCGTGGTGCCCGTCGGGCACCGCAGCGGGGCGAGCACCATCACGCAGCAGACCATCAAGCTCACGCACGGGCGTCCCCACGGGCTGTGGAGCAAGCCGCTCGAGGTGCTGCGCGCCCTGGCGCTCGAGAGGATGCTCAGCAAGGACGAGATCCTGGAGCAGTACGTCAACAGGCTCCCCTACGGCGACCAGATCGTAGGCGTGGCCCGCGCGAGCGAGGCCTACTTCGGCGTGCCGGCCCGCGACCTCGGCGTGGCGGAGGCCGCGCTCATCGCCGGTATCCCAAGGGCGCCCAGCGCGACCGAGCCGCGTCGGCACTTGGCGGCGGCGCTGGTCCGACGCGACGAGGTGCTGCGGCGCATGCACCGGCGTGGCTTCATCACGGAGGCCGAGCTCGAGGAGGCGCTCGCGAGCCAGCCGCGCATCCTCACGGAGCACGTGCGTGCCTACCGTGCCGCGCGCTTCGTGGACCGCGTGATGGCCGACCACCGCGACGACCACGTCCCGGCGGGGGCGCGTTCGCGGGGGCGCGTCATTCATACCTCGCTCGATGCGACGCTGCAGGAGGAGAGCGAGGAGCTGCTGCGTGCGGCGGTCACGCGCCTCGAGCCACGCGGCGTGCGCAACGCGGCTGGCGTGGTCATCGACGCGCACACGGGGGAGCTGCTGGCCTACGTGGGCGCCGCGCGCGAAGGGGCCGAGCACGCGGGTGGGCAGCTGGACCTGCTGCGGGCGCGCCGGCAGCCGGGCTCCACTCTCAAGCCCTTCGCGTACAGCATGCTGTTCGAGTCCGGGGGGCACGCGGCCACGCTGCTCGACGACACGGCGCGCGGCATGACGGGCGCGGGGGGCACGCACTTCGAGGCGGAGAACTACGACGGCCGCGAGCACGGTCCGGTGCGCGCGCGTGCGGCGCTCTCGGGCAGCTTGAACCTCGCGGCGCTGGACGTGGTGCGCCGGGTCGGGACGCCCGCGCTGGTGAGCCGGCTGCGCGACCTGCAGTTCGACGAGGTGCCCTCCGCGGCGGAGGTGGGCGCGGCGGTGGTGCTCGGCGGGCTGGGCGTTTCCCCTCTGGAGCTCGGTCGCGCCTACACGGCGCTCGTCAACGACGGCCGCGTCGTGACCCTCGAGCGCTACCCGGTGGAGGCGTCCCGCGCGCATGAGCCGCAGGGCGACGCCGTACAGGAACGCGCGGCGGGCGATGACACGGACGCCAGTGACGACGCGTCCCCCCGCGCCGACGACGCGCCTGACGCGCCACCGCAGGCACCGCATGGGCCAGCCGACGAACAGCACGACGACGAAGCTGTCGTCGATGAACCGACGCCCGTCGCGCGCGTGTTCGCGCCTGCGGCGGTGGCGGTCACCGTCGACATCCTCGCGGACGGCGACGCGCGGCGCCTGGCGTTCGGGCGGGACCTCGAGGCCGAAGCCGGGGGGCTGCCGTTCGGGCTCAAGACCGGCACGTCCAGCGGCTATCACGACGCGTGGGCGGTGGCGTTCGACGCCCACGCGGTGGTGGTGGTCTGGCTGGGGGACCCCGCCGGAGGGCCGCTCGAGCGTGTCAGCGGCTTCGAGGGCGCGGCTCCCGTGGCGGCCCGCATCCTCTCGGTGGCGCGTCAGCGACGGTCGGCGGGCGCGCCCCTCGAGCCCTTCGCGCCTTCCCTGCTGACCGAGACGGTGCCGGTGTGCGCGCTCTCAGGCGAGCTGCCGCACACCGGCTGTCCGACCACCCTGGCCGAGCGCTTCGTCCCGGGGCACGTGCCCGACACCACGTGCGCGGTGCATGGCCCGAGCGGCGACGTACACTTCGACGAGCGCTACACGGGCTGGGCGCTGAGCGAGGGCTGGCTGGTGGGCGACGCGACACGCTCGGCGGAGCCCCTCCGTGTGGTGCACCCGAGCGACGCGGCCGAGTGGTGGGTCGACCCGCTGCGCCCCATCCCGACCGAGCTGCGCGCGAACGTGCCCAACGGCGAGGTGCGCTGGGAGGTGGACGGCCGCGCGCTCCCCGAAGGGACCGCCAGCTGGTTGCCGGTCGCCGGTGCTCATCGCATCGTGGCGCTGCGCGGGGCCGAGCGCGCCGAGGTCACGCTGACGGTGCACGCCCTCGAGCGTCACTGA